A section of the Paenibacillus aurantius genome encodes:
- a CDS encoding FAD-binding protein, with protein MPDNRNWAGNYRYSASEIMVPDKAEQVQEIVARSRRIKALGTRHSFNGIADSESLLSLEKLNRVKNLDRERNLVTVEGGIRYGDLCRYLHQNGYALPNLASLPHITVAGACATATHGSGNRNGNLATAVRAMKIVRADGEEVMYTREQPDGGFAGAVVNLGGLGIVTELTLEVSPTFDMSQVLYEGLSLDRLETHLEEIFGYAYSVSLFTDWRDSSFHQVWIKRKHADAEEFGKPGPEFYGARLATETLHPLPGCPAENCSEQLGIPGPWHERMPHFRMEFTPSVGDELQSEFFVPRAQAYEALCAVNRLREQIAPLLHASEIRTIAADDLWMSPCYKQDSAGIHFTWKPDSKGVEGVLPLIEEALAPFGARPHWGKLFTMSPARLQPLYEKLPDFRKLLRENDPEGKFRNAYLNEYIGAL; from the coding sequence ATGCCTGACAATCGTAATTGGGCCGGCAACTACCGGTACAGCGCCTCGGAAATTATGGTTCCCGATAAGGCGGAGCAGGTTCAGGAGATCGTCGCCCGCAGCAGGCGGATTAAAGCTCTTGGAACGCGGCACTCGTTCAACGGGATCGCCGATTCCGAGAGCCTTCTCTCCCTAGAAAAGCTTAACCGGGTAAAAAACCTGGACCGGGAACGTAATCTCGTCACGGTGGAGGGCGGGATCCGGTATGGGGACCTGTGCCGGTATCTTCACCAGAACGGGTATGCGCTTCCCAATCTGGCTTCCCTTCCGCATATCACGGTGGCGGGAGCTTGCGCAACGGCTACCCACGGTTCCGGAAACCGGAATGGGAATTTGGCGACGGCCGTCCGGGCCATGAAGATCGTTCGGGCCGATGGGGAAGAGGTCATGTACACCCGAGAGCAGCCGGACGGAGGCTTTGCCGGGGCGGTGGTAAACCTGGGGGGACTCGGGATCGTCACGGAACTGACCCTGGAGGTTAGTCCGACCTTTGACATGAGCCAGGTCCTTTACGAAGGGCTGTCTCTCGATAGGTTGGAAACCCATTTGGAGGAGATTTTCGGATACGCTTACAGCGTCAGCCTCTTTACGGACTGGAGGGACTCCAGCTTCCATCAGGTGTGGATCAAGCGGAAGCACGCCGATGCCGAAGAATTTGGGAAGCCGGGGCCGGAGTTTTACGGTGCGAGGTTAGCCACCGAGACCCTTCATCCCTTGCCGGGATGCCCGGCCGAGAATTGCAGCGAGCAGCTGGGGATTCCGGGACCGTGGCATGAGCGGATGCCTCACTTCCGCATGGAGTTTACTCCAAGCGTCGGAGATGAGCTGCAGAGCGAGTTCTTCGTTCCCCGGGCGCAGGCTTATGAGGCTCTATGCGCTGTGAACCGGCTGCGGGAGCAGATCGCGCCTCTTCTGCACGCTAGCGAGATCCGGACCATAGCCGCCGACGACCTGTGGATGAGCCCCTGCTACAAGCAGGACTCAGCGGGGATTCATTTTACCTGGAAGCCGGACAGCAAGGGAGTCGAGGGAGTGCTTCCGCTTATCGAGGAGGCTTTGGCTCCGTTCGGAGCCCGCCCGCATTGGGGCAAGCTGTTCACCATGTCCCCGGCCCGGCTGCAGCCTCTTTACGAGAAGCTTCCTGATTTTAGAAAGCTCCTACGGGAGAATGACCCAGAGGGCAAGTTCCGCAATGCCTATCTGAACGAGTACATAGGAGCCCTTTAG
- a CDS encoding GyrI-like domain-containing protein, whose protein sequence is MQETITVGLTEIQPFRALAVRTPMTPDKSGTRKAWSELTARIPLDDSRLSAGPSVYVFIPQEQWSGSVDTLWVGIAVDEFGDVPEGVERLEIGGGWCVTAEVYGDEEHMWRVYDAVFAWLRDSKEYELDTRAGVLGLETVPLEPVNALTVPYEAVRTFRFTILYPVRKR, encoded by the coding sequence ATGCAGGAGACCATTACCGTCGGATTGACGGAAATTCAGCCGTTCCGGGCGCTGGCGGTGCGGACCCCGATGACACCGGACAAGAGCGGAACCCGAAAAGCGTGGAGCGAGCTGACGGCCCGGATTCCGCTGGACGATTCTCGTCTATCCGCTGGTCCGTCGGTTTATGTTTTTATCCCCCAGGAACAGTGGAGCGGGTCGGTCGACACCCTGTGGGTCGGCATCGCCGTGGACGAATTCGGTGATGTGCCGGAGGGGGTAGAAAGGCTGGAGATCGGCGGGGGCTGGTGTGTAACCGCGGAAGTGTATGGGGACGAGGAGCATATGTGGCGCGTATATGATGCTGTCTTCGCCTGGCTCCGGGATTCGAAGGAGTATGAGCTGGATACCCGGGCGGGGGTGCTCGGCCTGGAGACGGTTCCGCTTGAGCCGGTTAATGCGCTGACGGTTCCTTATGAGGCGGTTCGCACGTTTCGCTTTACGATTCTTTATCCGGTGCGCAAGCGGTAA
- a CDS encoding GNAT family N-acetyltransferase, protein MKAYTIRKMRQPDDYAAVAPLVNLIWAEPTTADRLREDEEKIPPGKLHYEEGRLMGWDRPKWVAEDETGQVIGYATAWRAPWTEPGTLQHTIVVHPDHRGKGAGTALYETVHRWASEVRASRFIDYLRESDLESLAYAERRDYKRERHTFESVLDLTSFDEGALRETIDRVKQSGISFVTLAEEPGEENERKLYELYKVTNFDIPGHSGGYPWFEEWKKWSLDQTGCRPEWMHIAKDGERYIGVVTLVHIEQTGAMYHEFTGVLPDYRGRRIALALKLLAIRTARSFGAPYLRTHNDSMNAPMLRINRDLLGFRAEKGLYKMVRELNG, encoded by the coding sequence ATGAAAGCCTATACCATCCGAAAAATGCGGCAGCCGGACGATTATGCGGCGGTTGCGCCTTTGGTAAACTTGATCTGGGCGGAGCCGACTACGGCGGACCGGCTGCGCGAGGATGAGGAGAAGATCCCTCCGGGGAAGCTGCATTACGAGGAGGGCCGGCTGATGGGCTGGGACCGCCCGAAGTGGGTGGCCGAAGACGAGACGGGACAAGTGATCGGCTATGCCACCGCTTGGCGGGCTCCCTGGACGGAACCGGGAACCCTGCAGCACACGATCGTCGTTCATCCGGACCATCGGGGAAAAGGAGCGGGTACCGCGCTGTATGAGACCGTCCACCGGTGGGCGTCCGAGGTCCGGGCTTCGCGCTTTATAGACTATTTGCGGGAATCGGATCTCGAATCTCTGGCCTATGCGGAGAGAAGAGACTACAAGAGAGAACGCCATACGTTTGAATCGGTGCTCGACCTGACCTCTTTTGATGAAGGAGCGCTGCGGGAGACGATAGACCGTGTCAAGCAAAGCGGCATCTCCTTCGTGACGCTCGCGGAGGAGCCCGGAGAAGAGAACGAACGGAAGCTGTACGAGCTGTACAAGGTGACGAACTTCGATATTCCCGGTCATTCCGGGGGATACCCTTGGTTCGAGGAATGGAAAAAATGGAGCCTGGACCAGACCGGATGCCGTCCCGAATGGATGCACATCGCCAAGGACGGCGAACGCTACATCGGCGTCGTCACGCTGGTGCATATAGAGCAGACAGGAGCCATGTACCACGAATTCACTGGGGTGCTCCCCGACTACCGGGGACGCCGGATCGCGCTCGCCCTTAAGCTGCTCGCCATTCGGACGGCTCGCTCGTTCGGCGCTCCGTATTTGCGCACGCACAACGACTCCATGAACGCCCCCATGCTGCGCATCAACCGGGATCTGCTGGGCTTCCGGGCGGAGAAGGGGCTGTACAAAATGGTGCGCGAGCTAAACGGGTAA
- a CDS encoding WD40/YVTN/BNR-like repeat-containing protein has protein sequence MLIQFTAKLGKAGKILLVSLTACAGFSFSSLADANSFGPSGLDGSGWQSVVVVDPTNANLLIDGADVSGIHKTTDKGVNWTPSNNGFTEKNQIQIASLAWSQTDGSKVYAATGRFGQNGGLYVSSDKGDSWTLLSNIPQFAGGNTDPADSLYSPHPRSTGNLIALDEANGYLYVATYKQGVMRYTISTNTWATIGLVGKYLRTIAIDPNDKNTLYTSASKDGVYKTTTARTSANVTSGNGSFSKLTNGPADIEEMKFIGSNLYAAGQDGTNGKVYKVTSGGSTWTSLLTTPWSGSDQTTYMSVDGVAGTNDTIYVGAWQGQKNTSGQRESVLKSIDSGATWTSISTTPSGRINYTMGGPTGDTWYLSTFSPRSMMSGNTYGAAYITVNPSNSDEIFVSGRSGVWKGTKAADGKYDWYPLVHNMNVTFNRSIAADKNSVGHVYWPATDWGFLYSKDRTAHVNGNVTGLGTKDGNEIFLDYSTSPGTVYLSQSDANKIFSNPDPAAGTAWTDEGIDTAAGSLAGYVAGVAVKNYNKRTAGDSFIRTSASSWGTAEAGGAWTNAGGAATDFSVSGGVGKILVNSTANRYSRLNSSTAIQDTAGLVSLSWDGVPTAGDVFGAPFARMSNGIKDYYSFRLRNDSTGAVLIQAQKTVNNVTVSLGTELSVAASYTAGAKYWMRYEVKGTNPVVLNVRVWKDGTEEPTTWTYTYSDSATDRIAIAGKNGLRAGANGSYANSIAYSFDNYGVDEIASGGKIVLGAIQNGGLWKKSGTSWSKVISETAALYDQQTNSAVFSWPSGSNTVYMFDRETGVWRSNDNGGTWTHIWTINSETDMTGYVAADPTSPGTLYVSYLDNLYRLDNADTNSVDGGTLTPVQLTATPLLAGPITTDANGVLYVTSRSAGTTQARIYRSTDKGTTLTDISDAYYRANVSFPYKIDIGPDGYIYISMNGTGIQVGQP, from the coding sequence ATGTTAATCCAATTTACTGCGAAGCTTGGAAAAGCCGGAAAGATACTGCTCGTCTCCCTGACGGCATGCGCAGGTTTCAGCTTTTCGTCTCTGGCGGACGCCAATTCGTTCGGACCGAGCGGGCTGGACGGCTCCGGCTGGCAGAGTGTCGTTGTGGTCGACCCGACCAACGCCAATCTGCTGATCGACGGAGCGGACGTTTCCGGCATTCACAAGACAACCGACAAGGGTGTGAACTGGACGCCCTCCAACAACGGTTTTACCGAGAAGAACCAGATCCAGATCGCTTCGCTCGCCTGGTCCCAGACGGACGGCAGCAAGGTGTACGCCGCCACCGGCAGATTCGGCCAGAACGGCGGCCTCTACGTCTCGAGCGACAAGGGCGATTCGTGGACGCTGCTGTCCAATATCCCGCAGTTCGCAGGCGGCAACACCGACCCGGCGGACAGCTTGTACAGCCCGCATCCCCGCTCCACCGGCAATCTGATCGCGCTCGATGAAGCGAACGGCTACCTGTATGTGGCGACCTACAAGCAGGGGGTCATGCGTTACACCATTTCCACCAACACGTGGGCCACGATCGGCCTTGTGGGCAAATACCTCCGGACGATCGCAATCGACCCAAACGACAAGAACACTCTCTACACCTCGGCTTCTAAGGACGGGGTTTACAAAACGACGACGGCGCGGACTTCCGCGAATGTGACGAGCGGAAACGGCTCCTTCTCCAAGCTTACGAACGGACCGGCGGACATCGAGGAAATGAAATTCATCGGAAGCAATCTCTACGCGGCCGGTCAGGACGGTACCAATGGCAAAGTCTATAAAGTCACAAGCGGCGGAAGCACCTGGACCAGCTTGCTCACCACGCCATGGTCGGGTTCCGACCAGACGACTTACATGTCCGTTGATGGGGTTGCGGGTACGAACGACACGATTTATGTGGGCGCCTGGCAGGGGCAGAAGAATACCTCCGGGCAGAGAGAGAGCGTGCTGAAATCCATAGACAGCGGCGCCACGTGGACTTCCATTTCCACGACTCCCTCCGGACGCATCAATTACACGATGGGCGGACCGACGGGCGACACTTGGTACCTGTCCACCTTCTCCCCCCGCTCGATGATGAGCGGCAACACGTACGGCGCCGCCTACATCACCGTCAATCCGTCCAACAGCGACGAGATCTTCGTATCCGGACGATCCGGCGTATGGAAGGGCACCAAGGCGGCGGACGGCAAATACGACTGGTACCCGCTTGTGCACAATATGAACGTGACCTTCAACCGGTCGATCGCCGCGGACAAGAACAGCGTGGGTCATGTCTACTGGCCCGCGACCGACTGGGGATTCCTGTACTCCAAAGATCGGACGGCCCACGTGAACGGGAATGTGACAGGTCTCGGCACGAAGGATGGGAACGAAATTTTCCTCGATTATTCGACCTCCCCCGGGACGGTTTACCTGTCTCAAAGCGACGCGAACAAAATCTTTTCCAATCCGGACCCGGCCGCCGGGACGGCTTGGACGGACGAAGGCATCGATACGGCGGCCGGATCGCTTGCCGGCTACGTGGCGGGCGTCGCGGTCAAGAACTACAACAAGCGCACCGCCGGCGACAGTTTCATCCGCACCTCAGCAAGCAGCTGGGGGACAGCTGAGGCTGGCGGAGCCTGGACGAACGCGGGCGGAGCCGCAACCGACTTCAGCGTAAGCGGCGGCGTAGGCAAGATTCTGGTGAATTCGACCGCGAACCGTTACTCCCGCTTGAACAGCAGCACCGCTATTCAGGACACAGCCGGACTCGTTTCCTTGTCTTGGGACGGCGTGCCGACGGCAGGCGACGTCTTCGGCGCTCCGTTCGCGCGAATGAGCAACGGCATCAAGGACTATTACAGCTTCCGGCTACGGAACGACTCAACCGGTGCCGTGTTGATTCAGGCGCAAAAGACCGTCAACAACGTTACGGTATCGCTCGGAACCGAGCTCTCTGTTGCGGCTTCCTATACGGCGGGAGCCAAATATTGGATGCGATATGAAGTGAAGGGTACGAACCCTGTAGTCCTGAACGTACGGGTTTGGAAAGACGGCACCGAGGAGCCGACGACCTGGACCTATACGTATTCCGACTCGGCAACGGACCGCATCGCCATCGCGGGCAAGAACGGACTGCGAGCGGGGGCGAACGGAAGCTACGCGAATTCCATTGCGTATTCCTTCGACAACTACGGGGTTGACGAGATCGCGAGCGGCGGCAAAATCGTGCTCGGCGCCATCCAGAACGGAGGCCTGTGGAAGAAATCCGGCACCTCCTGGAGCAAGGTGATCAGCGAAACGGCGGCGCTCTACGACCAGCAGACCAATTCGGCTGTCTTCTCCTGGCCGAGCGGCTCGAACACCGTATACATGTTTGACAGGGAGACGGGGGTATGGCGGTCGAACGACAACGGCGGAACGTGGACGCACATCTGGACGATCAACAGCGAGACGGACATGACGGGTTACGTCGCCGCCGATCCCACCTCGCCGGGCACCCTATACGTCTCTTACCTCGACAATCTGTACCGGCTGGACAATGCGGATACGAATTCGGTCGACGGAGGGACGCTGACTCCCGTGCAGTTGACCGCCACTCCGCTTCTCGCGGGACCGATCACGACGGACGCGAACGGCGTGCTCTACGTAACGAGCCGGTCGGCCGGCACGACCCAGGCGCGGATTTACCGCTCGACAGACAAAGGCACAACGCTGACTGATATTTCGGATGCCTACTACCGGGCCAACGTCAGTTTCCCGTACAAAATCGATATCGGTCCCGACGGCTATATCTATATCAGCATGAACGGGACCGGTATTCAGGTCGGACAGCCCTAA
- a CDS encoding helix-turn-helix domain-containing protein, with product MKLASRLNTVFYKLIISYSLLVLATTFTVGASFYFYYTSRYNDEVTKVAEQLLDYQRKITDETVFLKTENLYTGIVTNRSSNSDPILFLFDEPYLGNQAKISEAQRVLQSVVKTNADLVQSIEVFFRRNRMTLSSTSGVTFLRPDDPVPLERWWKPAPGTNRSAQWVRELPAGADEADTLFIGSYPFNLPGNENKGLIAIHLKPGALYTVLQDSSRNTPGAVIVIDSTGERVTDSQDASAPDVKLIGQVMESAADHGHFLHALDGVKTMVSYTTLSSNGWKLLNITAVDTFYKGLQNMQRVLVLVTLGAVFLGLAAAYMFTFRMYNPLRRVLEKTRSLFGETPQTPGSALHNEYAVLDHVIDNLSVKVTELESTLDVSRPLIQYNLVSSLLQGTIADAAELEERLKLLQLNMEGMWFTAVLIKLDSREFRRLSVENRQFVTYNLIKEMERLSGAQSLWLAIEAPGSGIGIWAAAGAAAPNNASLYSSLRQIAEYACDNFTANPSISIGGWVASPLELQRSRQQAEELMRYGYFLPEADLLTPEALLQREACGEALPGDWAVRLDKALRSASQSDVRSVLDEFATASREGPFSAEACLAWTREAIAIFHRYVKDMHCSSSDVLSPESQAAFAELFTADQFVRWFEQAAAAAFRYLEERGANRHTEIIARVKAYIVQHLEEDLSLNLLADQVQLSPRYLGKLFKEETSMSFVDYVTEERMRKARDLIVSGSQTIEQIAEEVGFHSPAYFIKKFKETFGMTPKAFRHAYLMQAESLPRENGI from the coding sequence ATGAAGCTCGCCAGCCGGCTGAACACAGTATTCTACAAACTCATCATCTCGTACAGCCTCCTTGTGCTGGCCACCACGTTCACCGTAGGCGCCTCGTTCTATTTCTACTACACCTCCCGCTACAACGACGAAGTCACCAAGGTGGCGGAGCAGCTGCTCGATTACCAGCGCAAAATCACCGATGAAACCGTATTCCTCAAGACGGAAAATCTGTATACGGGCATCGTCACGAACCGCAGCAGCAACAGTGATCCGATCCTGTTCCTCTTCGACGAGCCTTATCTGGGGAATCAGGCCAAAATCAGTGAAGCGCAGCGTGTGCTGCAAAGTGTGGTGAAGACGAACGCCGATCTGGTGCAATCGATCGAAGTGTTCTTCCGCCGAAACCGGATGACCTTGTCCTCCACGAGCGGCGTCACGTTCCTCCGTCCGGACGATCCTGTCCCACTGGAGCGGTGGTGGAAGCCGGCGCCCGGCACGAACCGAAGCGCCCAATGGGTGCGGGAGCTTCCGGCGGGTGCGGATGAAGCCGATACGCTGTTCATCGGGTCGTACCCGTTCAACCTGCCCGGCAACGAAAACAAAGGCCTGATCGCCATCCATCTGAAGCCCGGGGCGCTGTACACCGTGCTGCAGGATTCCTCGCGCAATACCCCCGGAGCCGTCATCGTGATTGATTCGACCGGCGAACGGGTGACCGATTCCCAAGATGCGTCCGCGCCTGACGTCAAGCTGATCGGGCAGGTGATGGAGAGCGCTGCGGATCACGGGCATTTCCTTCATGCCCTGGATGGGGTCAAAACGATGGTGTCTTACACCACCCTGAGCTCCAACGGCTGGAAGCTTCTCAACATTACCGCCGTCGACACATTCTATAAAGGGCTGCAGAACATGCAGCGCGTGCTGGTTCTCGTGACGCTTGGAGCGGTTTTTCTCGGCCTTGCAGCCGCTTATATGTTCACCTTCCGGATGTACAACCCCTTGCGGAGAGTACTGGAGAAGACTCGTTCGCTCTTCGGCGAAACACCGCAAACGCCGGGCTCCGCCCTTCACAACGAATACGCCGTCCTCGATCATGTTATCGACAATCTGTCCGTTAAAGTAACCGAGCTGGAATCGACGCTGGACGTCAGCCGGCCGCTGATTCAATACAACCTGGTGTCCAGTCTGCTCCAAGGAACGATCGCCGATGCCGCAGAGCTGGAGGAGCGGCTGAAGCTTCTCCAGCTGAATATGGAAGGAATGTGGTTTACCGCCGTCCTGATCAAGCTGGATTCCCGTGAGTTCCGGCGGCTCAGCGTGGAAAATCGCCAATTTGTCACGTACAACCTAATCAAGGAAATGGAGAGGCTGAGCGGCGCCCAGTCCCTGTGGCTCGCCATTGAAGCGCCGGGCAGCGGGATCGGGATTTGGGCGGCGGCAGGGGCGGCGGCGCCCAACAACGCAAGCCTGTATTCTTCGCTGCGTCAGATTGCCGAATATGCCTGCGACAACTTCACGGCGAATCCGTCCATCTCGATCGGAGGATGGGTGGCTTCGCCGCTTGAGCTGCAGCGTTCCCGCCAGCAGGCCGAAGAGCTCATGAGATACGGGTACTTCCTGCCCGAGGCGGACCTGCTCACGCCGGAAGCCCTCCTGCAGCGCGAAGCCTGCGGCGAGGCGCTTCCCGGGGATTGGGCCGTCCGGCTCGACAAGGCGCTGCGAAGCGCCAGTCAGTCCGACGTCCGGTCGGTCCTGGACGAATTCGCCACCGCCAGCCGGGAAGGCCCCTTCTCCGCGGAGGCGTGCCTTGCGTGGACACGGGAGGCCATAGCCATCTTCCACCGGTATGTCAAGGACATGCACTGCTCTTCGAGCGACGTGCTGAGCCCCGAAAGCCAGGCGGCATTCGCCGAGCTGTTCACGGCGGATCAGTTCGTCCGGTGGTTCGAGCAGGCCGCAGCCGCTGCCTTCCGCTACCTGGAGGAGCGGGGAGCGAACCGGCATACGGAGATCATCGCGCGGGTCAAAGCGTACATCGTCCAGCATCTGGAGGAGGACCTGTCCCTGAATCTGCTGGCTGATCAAGTGCAGCTGAGCCCCCGTTACCTCGGCAAATTGTTCAAAGAAGAGACGTCCATGAGCTTCGTGGATTACGTAACCGAGGAGCGCATGCGAAAAGCCCGAGACCTGATCGTCTCGGGCAGTCAAACCATCGAACAGATTGCCGAGGAGGTCGGCTTCCACTCTCCCGCCTATTTCATCAAGAAATTCAAGGAAACGTTCGGCATGACGCCGAAAGCCTTCCGCCACGCCTACCTGATGCAGGCGGAAAGCCTCCCCCGCGAGAACGGGATCTAA
- a CDS encoding sulfatase-like hydrolase/transferase encodes MTQPSEAGSVSRPNILIFMTDQQQAQVVQPGHPCRLPHVRRLAAEGLSFSRVYPPMAHCSPARASFMTGLYPSQHGIHNNVSNEQAIGRSLKPGTETFSEKLKDAGYGLFFTGKWHVSGTENPRDRGWEELSVKAGTDVYMGVRRETWPTLAPVLREEAGRGRHRGEIVRPGWGNVQLYGTSPLTYEQTEDYQVVRRGIEQLEELQGGDRPWCLYIGTTGPHDPFIVPEPYASLYDPKQIALPPNYRDSLKDKPGLYRRMRRNFDQLDESEVRESIAHYWGYCTMMDDMLGEVLETLERCGMQDNTLVLFLSDHGEHAGAHGLYAKGLSHFEEGYRVPCVMRWPGGMAHPGRSEDAFVSLADLAPTLLEAAGVEPLSRCAGRSLLPFLANGKPAGWRTSMYTQCDGVEVYHTSRMVRTDRYKFVYHPTDIDELYDLHADPYELTNLAELEALEPVKRDMYRLMWENAFRYEDTIFNKYLTVATADYGPLDAIVNERPSQVQAD; translated from the coding sequence GTGACGCAACCATCCGAGGCCGGCTCTGTCAGCCGGCCGAACATTCTGATCTTCATGACGGATCAGCAGCAGGCGCAGGTCGTGCAGCCCGGCCATCCATGCAGGCTGCCTCATGTGCGTCGTCTCGCTGCCGAAGGCCTCTCGTTCAGCCGGGTGTATCCGCCGATGGCGCACTGCAGCCCCGCGCGGGCCAGCTTCATGACTGGCCTGTATCCTTCGCAGCATGGGATCCACAATAACGTCTCGAACGAGCAGGCGATCGGGCGCAGCCTTAAGCCTGGAACCGAGACTTTCTCGGAGAAGCTGAAGGACGCCGGCTACGGCCTGTTTTTCACGGGCAAATGGCACGTCTCTGGCACGGAGAACCCGAGGGACCGCGGATGGGAGGAGCTCAGTGTCAAAGCCGGGACGGACGTTTACATGGGCGTCCGCCGGGAGACGTGGCCGACGCTTGCGCCCGTCCTGCGAGAGGAGGCGGGGCGCGGGCGGCATAGGGGGGAGATCGTCCGCCCGGGCTGGGGGAATGTGCAGCTGTACGGAACCTCACCGCTCACTTACGAGCAGACCGAGGATTACCAGGTCGTGCGGCGCGGCATCGAACAGCTGGAGGAGCTGCAGGGCGGCGACCGCCCCTGGTGCCTGTACATCGGCACGACGGGTCCGCACGATCCGTTCATCGTGCCGGAGCCGTACGCCAGCCTGTACGATCCGAAGCAGATTGCGCTCCCGCCGAATTATCGCGATTCATTGAAGGATAAACCCGGTCTATACCGAAGAATGCGCCGGAATTTCGACCAGCTGGACGAGTCGGAGGTTCGCGAATCGATCGCGCATTACTGGGGTTATTGCACCATGATGGACGACATGCTTGGGGAAGTGCTGGAGACGCTGGAGCGCTGCGGGATGCAGGACAACACGCTCGTGCTGTTCCTCTCCGACCATGGGGAGCATGCGGGCGCGCACGGTCTGTACGCCAAGGGGCTCAGCCATTTCGAGGAAGGCTACCGGGTGCCCTGCGTCATGCGCTGGCCCGGGGGGATGGCGCATCCCGGCCGCAGCGAGGACGCCTTCGTGTCCTTGGCCGACTTGGCGCCGACGCTGCTTGAAGCGGCGGGAGTCGAGCCGCTCTCCCGCTGCGCCGGGCGGAGCCTGCTGCCGTTCCTTGCGAACGGGAAGCCGGCCGGCTGGCGGACGTCCATGTATACGCAGTGCGACGGGGTCGAGGTCTACCATACGAGCCGGATGGTCCGCACGGACCGGTACAAATTCGTCTATCACCCGACGGACATCGACGAGCTGTACGATCTGCACGCCGATCCCTATGAGCTGACCAATCTAGCGGAGCTGGAAGCGCTGGAGCCGGTGAAGCGGGACATGTACCGGCTGATGTGGGAGAATGCGTTCCGTTATGAAGATACGATCTTCAACAAATATTTGACGGTGGCCACAGCGGATTACGGTCCGCTGGACGCGATCGTTAACGAACGGCCGTCGCAGGTCCAGGCGGATTAG
- a CDS encoding sulfatase-like hydrolase/transferase: MSNIIILMSDEHNPFISSVYGHPSVRTPNMERLARMGTVYASAYSPSPLCMPARSAFMSGRRVHELETYSNCRIHVKGGHPSYGSVLREQGIYTAHIGKADVYDPGEALGFSEMRLNKNRKKQGDLNFRRRPLAVRQGAAARAMNFGVRADAFDGDNAVIEDALLWLDEKAPTLDVPWSMTVNILNPHFPQWNTEELWNLYEDGADGAAYPPSERNGESAGHPYARDLREHFQTEAFTEEQIRGLRRGYLGNVTYVDRQLGRLLDKLEETGLAANTNLIYVSDHGDMQGKFGMWWKCSLYEPSARVPCIAAGPDFASGAVVRTPVDLHDVQAAIFRSVGAARPEDWVGRPLQDIEADDPDRVVFAEYHGHGTRSGAYMIRKEAWKLLYYMEGPHQLFNLECDPEELVNLWDRESAKAAELEAELRRICSPEEENDKAHRFQEEQLREIETAPLPNASAD; this comes from the coding sequence ATGAGCAATATAATCATTTTGATGTCCGACGAGCATAATCCTTTCATTTCGTCGGTATACGGGCACCCGTCCGTGCGAACGCCGAATATGGAGCGGCTGGCCCGGATGGGCACCGTTTACGCCAGCGCGTACAGCCCTTCGCCGCTGTGCATGCCGGCCCGGTCGGCCTTCATGTCAGGCCGCAGGGTACACGAGCTGGAGACTTACTCGAACTGCCGGATTCACGTTAAGGGCGGGCATCCGTCCTACGGCTCCGTCCTAAGGGAGCAGGGCATCTACACGGCCCACATCGGCAAAGCAGACGTGTATGACCCCGGAGAGGCACTCGGCTTTTCCGAGATGCGCCTGAACAAGAACCGCAAGAAGCAGGGCGACCTGAATTTCCGCCGCCGGCCCTTGGCGGTTCGCCAGGGCGCGGCCGCCCGCGCCATGAACTTCGGCGTCCGAGCGGACGCTTTCGACGGTGACAATGCCGTCATTGAGGATGCGCTTCTGTGGCTGGATGAGAAGGCCCCGACATTGGATGTTCCCTGGAGTATGACGGTGAACATCCTGAACCCCCATTTTCCGCAGTGGAACACGGAGGAATTATGGAACCTATACGAGGACGGAGCCGACGGAGCGGCATACCCGCCGTCCGAGCGTAATGGCGAGTCCGCTGGGCACCCGTATGCACGGGACCTGCGGGAGCATTTCCAGACGGAGGCGTTCACCGAGGAGCAGATCCGCGGGCTGCGGCGGGGGTATTTGGGCAATGTCACGTATGTGGACCGCCAGCTGGGCCGGCTGCTCGACAAGCTGGAGGAGACCGGCCTCGCGGCGAACACGAATCTGATCTACGTCTCCGATCACGGGGACATGCAGGGCAAATTCGGCATGTGGTGGAAATGCTCGCTCTACGAGCCGTCCGCGCGCGTGCCCTGCATCGCGGCCGGACCGGATTTTGCGAGTGGCGCGGTCGTCCGCACGCCGGTCGACCTGCACGACGTGCAGGCCGCTATCTTCCGCTCGGTGGGCGCCGCACGCCCCGAGGATTGGGTCGGCCGTCCGCTGCAGGACATCGAAGCGGACGATCCGGACCGCGTGGTCTTCGCGGAATACCACGGACACGGCACGCGGTCGGGCGCCTACATGATTCGCAAAGAGGCCTGGAAGCTCCTGTACTACATGGAAGGGCCGCATCAGTTGTTCAACCTGGAGTGTGATCCGGAGGAGCTCGTGAACCTGTGGGACCGGGAATCTGCCAAAGCGGCGGAGCTGGAAGCCGAGCTGCGGCGCATCTGTTCGCCGGAGGAGGAGAACGACAAGGCCCACCGGTTTCAGGAGGAGCAGCTGCGAGAGATCGAAACGGCGCCGCTCCCGAATGCCTCGGCGGACTAA